In Mercurialis annua linkage group LG6, ddMerAnnu1.2, whole genome shotgun sequence, the following are encoded in one genomic region:
- the LOC126686556 gene encoding nuclear poly(A) polymerase 1-like: MGSPGLSTRSNGQPQQQRFGITEPISLGGPTEYDVIKTRELEKLLQDAGLYESQEEAVSREEVLGRIDQIVKHWVKVISRMKGLNEQLVQEANAKIFTFGSYRLGVHGPGADIDTLCVGPRHATREEDFFGELHRMLSEMPEVTELHPVPDAHVPVMKFKFLDVSVDLLYAKLSLWVIPEDLDISQDLVLQNTDEQTVRSLNGCRVTDHILRLVPNIQNFRTTLRCMKYWAKQRGVYSNVSGFLGGINWALLVARICQLFPNALPNMLVSRFFRVYTQWRWPNPVMLCAIEEGSLGLSVWDPRRNPKDKNHLMPIITPAYPSMNSSYNVSYSTLRIMSEEFQRGNDICEAMEASKADWDNLFEPFAFFEAYKNYLQIDIGAENEDDLRKWKGWVESRLRQLILRIERYTYNKLQCHPYPGEFTDKSRPLHCSYFMGLQRKQGAHANEGELFDIRLTVEEFKNVVNMYTLWMPGMEIYVTHVKRRSIPSFVFPSGIRPRSSKETWDSRRSLAEKLAEGRGVSDGSDEGRKRKQTDDNIGNLKKIAQPCASSTFSGEVSNGSPSSSNVANTNGIGIEVSAENGITEDVSNISNNLAGFLAHNGELNPLSKVLPAADEAPSDDAEKLAIEKTISDPYITNQALPQELEELEDGFQNGNQVKDEGANTSDSSMESSLPNTSFTKPSDAPIVSNNGAGAFTSVCPNGGLEELEPVELAAPISNGISSAAPVAQRKPLIRLSFTSLGKANGRCS, from the exons atgggGAGCCCTGGATTGAGCACTCGAAGTAACGGGCAGCCGCAACAGCAGCGATTTGGCATTACTGAACCCATATCTTTGGGCGGGCCTACTGAGTATGATGTGATAAAGACACGCGAGCTTGAAAAG CTTTTGCAAGATGCGGGATTGTATGAGAGTCAAGAGGAGGCTGTGAGTAGAGAGGAAGTGCTTGGCAGAATTGACCAG ATTGTGAAGCATTGGGTCAAAGTAATTAGCCGCATGAAAGGGTTAAATGAGCAGTTGGTGCAAGAAGCAAATGCTAAGATTTTCACCTTTGGTTCTTATCGGTTAGGG GTGCATGGCCCTGGTGCAGATATCGACACACTTTGCGTGGGACCTAGACATGCAACACGAGAA GAAGATTTTTTTGGTGAGCTACATAGAATGCTTTCTGAGATGCCTGAAGTGACAGAGTTGCATCCTGTTCCTGATGCACATGTTCCAGTGATGAAATTCAAGTTTCTGGACGTTTCTGTGGATCTTCTCTATGCAAAATTGTCCCTTTGGGTGATTCCTGAA GATTTGGATATTTCACAGGACTTGGTACTACAAAACACTGATGAACAAACTGTTCGTAGTCTTAATGGCTGTAGAGTTACAGACCATATTTTACGATTGGTGCCTAATATTCAG AATTTCCGCACAACATTGCGATGCATGAAATATTGGGCAAAGCAACGTGGTGTTTATTCAAAT GTTTCAGGGTTTCTAGGTGGTATAAACTGGGCATTACTTGTTGCACGCATATGCCAGCTATTTCCCAATGCACTGCCCAATATGCTAGTCTCCCGGTTTTTCAGGGTGTATACACAATGGCGTTGGCCAAATCCAGTCATGCTCTGTGCAATTGAAGAAGGATCTCTTGGTCTTTCAGTTTGGGATCCTAGAAGAAATCCAAAGGACAAGAATCATTTGATGCCAATCATCACTCCTGCTTATCCTTCCATGAATTCTAGCTACAATGTGTCATACAGCACTTTGCGCATCATGTCAGAAGAGTTTCAAAGGGGGAATGATATATGTGAG GCTATGGAGGCAAGTAAGGCTGATTGGGATAATCTATTCGAGCCTTTCGCATTCTTCGAAGCATACAAGAATTACCTGCAGATAGATATTGGTGCAGAAAATGAAGATGATCTAAGAAAGTGGAAAGGCTGGGTTGAATCTCGTCTTCGTCAACTTATCTTAAGG attGAGAGATACACATATAATAAGCTTCAATGCCATCCATACCCAGGCGAATTTACAGACAAATCTAGACCTCTGCATTGTTCGTATTTTATGGGTTTGCAACGGAAACAAGGAGCTCATGCAAATGAAGGGGAACTGTTTGATATCAGGTTAACTGTTGAGGAATTTAAAAATGTTGTCAATATGTATACCTTGTGGATGCCTGGGATGGAGATCTATGTAACTCACGTAAAGCGAAGAAGTATTCCTAGTTTTGTTTTTCCAAGTGGTATCCGTCCTCGTTCATCAAAAGAAACTTGGGATAGCAGACGAAGTTTAGCAGAAAAATTAGCTGAAGGTAGAGGAGTTTCAGATGGATCGGATGAAGGAAGGAAGAGAAAGCAGACTGACGACAATATAGGAAATCTGAAGAAAATTGCCCAGCCTTGCGCCTCTTCTACTTTTAGTGGGGAAGTCAGTAATGGAAGCCCTTCCTCTAGCAATGTTGCAAATACAAACGGAATAGGGATTGAAGTCTCAGCTGAGAATGGGATAACAGAAGATGTgtcaaatatttcaaataatttagCAGGTTTTCTTGCTCACAATGGTGAGCTTAATCCACTGAGTAAAGTTTTGCCCGCTGCCGATGAAGCACCATCTGATGATGCTGAGAAGCTTGCAATTGAGAAAACAATTTCAGACCCTTATATTACCAATCAAGCCTTACCTCAAGAACTTGAAGAGCTTGAAGATGGCTTTCAAAATGGAAATCAGGTTAAAGATGAAGGAGCCAACACAAGTGACAGTTCAATGGAATCTTCACTGCCAAATACAAGTTTTACAAAACCATCAGATGCACCAATCGTCTCCAACAATGGAGCTGGTGCATTCACTTCTGTATGTCCTAATGGTGGCTTGGAGGAGCTTGAG